The Candidatus Methylomirabilota bacterium nucleotide sequence CGAGCCTACAACCCGGGGTACGGAGTGTCAAGCCACCGTCGCCGTCCGGCCATGGTCTCCGCGCGCCGAACGTCGCCCGGCACCGCGCGCGGCTCAGGCGCCGGATCGGCGCTGGGCGACCTGGAGCCGTATCTGCGCCCGCTCCAGCGCCGCGAGCTCGCCCGGATAGTCGACGTCGTCGCCGCCGCGTCCGGCAAGGCGGCTCTCGGCGCGCTCGCGCGCCGCGCGGGCGCGCGCGACGTCGATCTCCTCGGGGCGCTCGGCCGACTCGGCCAGGATCGTGACCCGGTCGGGGCCGACTTCGGCAAAGCCCCCGCTCACGGCGAGGTAGTGCTCCGCGCGGCCGGTCCGGTACATCACCTCGCCGGTCCCCACCAGCGCGAGGAGCGGCGCGTGTCCCGGCAGGACGCCGAAGTACCCGTCGGCCCCCGGCACCACGACCTCCTCCGCCTCTTCCGAGACGACGAGACGGGTCGGGGTCGCCAGCTCGAGGCGAAGCCGGTCGGCCACGGCGCGGCGCCCCCCGGGCTACTCCCGGAGCCGCTTGGCCTTCTCGATGGCCTCGACGATCGTCCCGACCATGTAGAAGGCCTGCTCCGGCAGTTCGTCGTGCGTGCCTTCGACGATCTCCTTGAAGCCCCGGATGGTGTCGGCCAGG carries:
- a CDS encoding F0F1 ATP synthase subunit epsilon, yielding MADRLRLELATPTRLVVSEEAEEVVVPGADGYFGVLPGHAPLLALVGTGEVMYRTGRAEHYLAVSGGFAEVGPDRVTILAESAERPEEIDVARARAARERAESRLAGRGGDDVDYPGELAALERAQIRLQVAQRRSGA